The Engystomops pustulosus chromosome 9, aEngPut4.maternal, whole genome shotgun sequence genome includes a window with the following:
- the PIGH gene encoding phosphatidylinositol N-acetylglucosaminyltransferase subunit H: protein MEGKEYTDIYGNKITLQQQSYNDTCQDFTITSSKMSLRSLTTWTCSVWIVAYAVFYYTQHSAVLTAAILFSIVGLLLYLHLVKVDHESLLILGSLGIQTTSTYASGRENTVFIEMCRVQDVVINEGISMHRVNYYLCLLLKDPRNPQAGVSQVIPIFQSSQPRLDCLTEIYRSCQEILSSQRSKATS, encoded by the coding sequence ATGGAGGGGAAGGAGTATACAGATATCTATGGGAATAAGATTACGCTGCAGCAGCAGTCGTACAATGACACGTGCCAGGATTTCACCATCACCAGCTCCAAGATGTCTCTGCGCTCCCTGACCACGTGGACGTGCAGCGTGTGGATAGTCGCTTACGCCGTTTTCTACTACACGCAGCACAGTGCTGTCCTGACGGCGGCCATCTTGTTCTCCATTGTAGGGCTTCTCCTATACTTGCACCTGGTGAAGGTAGATCATGAGTCGCTGCTGATCCTGGGCTCCCTGGGGATCCAGACCACCTCGACGTACGCCTCCGGCCGGGAGAATACGGTCTTCATAGAGATGTGCAGGGTCCAAGACGTGGTCATCAATGAGGGCATCTCCATGCACAGGGTCAACTACTACCTGTGCCTTCTCCTCAAGGATCCCCGCAACCCTCAGGCCGGGGTGTCCCAGGTCATTCCCATCTTCCAGAGCTCTCAGCCCCGGCTGGACTGCCTGACCGAGATCTATCGCAGCTGCCAGGAGATCTTGTCATCTCAGAGGAGCAAAGCAACAAGCTGA